The Planktothrix tepida PCC 9214 region TCGTTCAGAACTGCTCGAAAACTCAACTCAACCGTTATATAAAATGCAGCGTTTTTTCTCAGTAGAAAATAATACTTTAATTTTAGAAGGATGGGGAAATCTCCCTAACGTTCATGGGTCTTATTTACATCTCCATTGGGGAGATAAAATTGAGATTCCAATGCGATTTTTAGAGTGTTGTTGCAATAATCAATCTTATATAAAATCCTAAAATTGATACTAAAAATAATCTCCTAAATCTCCTGTAGAGACCTTGCATACAACGTCTCTACTTGGACGGATTCCTAGCAAACATTTAAATAGGAGTCCCGTTGCTCCCCTATCCAGATTTTCACCGATATAATTTGGTGCCAAAAATCTCATGAAAAAATTTCAGTAATTCTACGGTATTCAACGCACTATTAATCAATTATAATAGAGTTATTAACGTTAAATTAAGACGTTCTCCAAATATACCCAAAAGCAATTTCCCCGATTGTACTGTGTAAACCGAGGAAAAATTGTACATCGGGCCAACAGAGATCGTCCTTCCCGTTCATCCCTTCAACTGGGTGCGGTCTCCCGGCAACTACTTATCAGAATCCTTTGGCCATTAATTAATCAACTGAATCGGAAACCATGAAAAAACAAATTATTTTCATTGACTCCGCTATCGACAACTACCCAAGCCTAATAGAAGGAGCCAACAAAAACGCAGAAATCGTGATTTTAGACCCAGACAAAAGTGGGGTAGAACAGATCACACAAGCACTCAAAAGCGGGTCAAACATTGAAGCCCTACATATCGTTTCTCACGGAAGCCCCGGTCATTTACAACTCGGTTCAGACCTTCTCAATGGGGAAAATATAGACAGTTTTAATAGTCTACTCCAGCAGTGGGGAAAAGCCCTAACAAAAACCGCCGATATTTTAGTGTATGGATGTGAAGTANAGGGAAAAAGGTGCAGGTCAAAGTTAGTTATACTGACCTATTAGGAACAGCAGAAACAGTTAATAGTAGTCCGACTTCTGTGGTTTCTGGACTTTTGAATAATGCTCCTACAGGAACAGTTAATATTGCGGGTACAGCGACACAAAACCAAATTTTAACGGCAACCAATACCTTAGCAGATGTTGATGGTTTAGGAACATTAAATTATCAATGGCAAGAGTCAGGCGATAATGGAGTCACCTGGACGAATATTAATGGAGCAACTAATNTAACTTTAGCGATATTGATGCAGGGGATAGTTTAACCTATAGCGTCACCTTAGCGGATGGTACAACCTTACCCAGTTGGTTAACTTTCAACACCACAACCGGAACATTTACCGGAAAACCCACTAATGCAGATCTCGGTAATCTTACTATCAAAGTTACAGCTAAAGATAGTAGTAATACTACAGTTGAAAACAGTTTCCAACTGACGGTTAATAATACCAATACTCCGCCCACAGCCGCCAACAAAACCCTAACCGTTAACGAAGACAACAACTACACCTTTGCTGTCACCGACTTCGGTTTCAGTGATGTAGACACCACAGATACCCTAGCATCAATAAAAATCACCCAACTGCCCACAGTGGGGACATTACAACTGAAGGGCACTGCTGTTACAGCTAACCAAGTGATCACTGCTGTTGATATTCCCAGCTTAGTCTTCACCCCATTTGCTAATGCTAACGGTAGCAGTTATGCCAACTTCAAGTTCACCGTTAATGACGGCATTATTGATAGTGTGACAGCTAATACGATTACTATTGATGTTACTGCCGTTAATGACTTACCCACAGGGAATATTAGTATTACAGGAACACCCGAACAAAACCAAATTTTAACGGCAACAAATACCTTAGCGGATGCAGATGGTTTAGGAACGTTTAATTATCAATGGCAAGAGTCAGCAGATAATGGAGTCACCTGGACTAATATTAGTGGAGCAACTAATAATACTTTTGCCTTATCTCAAACACAAGTGGGGAAAAAGGTACAGGTAAAAGTTAGTTATACCGATGGACAAGGAACCAAAGAAACCGTTAATAGTAACCCAACCAATACAGTCCTTTTGGGGGATATTATCGTCACCAAAGACAAAGATAACGGTAAGGGAGATACCGAAGGAACTCTGAGTTGGGCGATAGACAGAGCCAATAAGAGCCCTGGAGCCGATACCATCAAACTCAATACCGATGTGCGTCTGAATTTTGGTAGCGATGTGATACGGATGTGGAGTTTGATTGATAGCGATATGACTGTTGATGGGCAAGGACATACCATCAATGGGGATAATAATAATGATGGTAAAGCAGATCAAGATGACCGTCCGATTTTCTTTGTCAAATCAGGGAATGTGAATTTTAAGAACCTGACCCTGAAAAACGCAGTTGCTAAGGGAGGTGATGGCTATATCTACGGTGGTGGCGCGGGGATGGGAGGGGCACTGTTTATTTATCAAGGAAATGTCACGGTTGATGGGGTGAAGTTTCAGGGGAATGAAGCTAGAGGTGGTAATGTTACAGGGGGCAACGAGCAGTTTGGTGGTGGTATTGGGTTGCAGAAGATAGCAGCTAACAATGGCAGCAATGGCAGCAATCGCAGTGACGTCGGCTTGAATGGCGGCAACGGCGGCAACGGCGGCCTCGGCGGCAACGGCGGCAACGGCGGCATCGGCAGCCCCGACGGCGGTAGCGGCGGCNTTCAGTAGCGATATTAAAGTCGCCAGCCCCGCAGCTATCTCCAAAACCATCCAAGCCAAAGCTTTAGATGGCCCCATCTCTGGAGCCACAGCCTTCCTAGACACCAACTTCAACCGCACTCAAGATAGCGATGAACCTGGTGCAACCACAGATGCTGCGGGTAATTTCACCCTGGAGATTGCGGGTAACTTCGACCTCAACAGCAATGGCACTCTCGACTTCGATGAAGGGGAATATGTGGTCGTCGGTGGCACCGATGCCATTACCGGACAAGCCTTTACAGGCACACTGCGGGCAGTTCCCGATTCTACGGTAGTTACCCCTCTAACCACCCTAATTTCTACCCTCGTCGATACAGGACTCACCCCAGACGCATCCGAAACCCAAGTCAAAACTGCTTTGGGACTCCCCAGCACCATTAATTTAGCCACCTTTGATGCCATCGCAGCCGCCCAAGCGGGTTCTCCTGAAGGTTTAGCGGTGTTAGCGGCACAAGTGGCAGTGCAAACCCTGATTAGTCAAATCAGTAACTCCCTGCAAACCGTTGCTGGCATCAGCAGCAATAGCTTAGATGCTCAGGTGACTGGGAATCTAGCCGAACTCCTGCAAAGTAGTAGTGTTAATCTCAGTGATAGCACAGCGATTCAAACTCTGATTACTAACACAGTTGGCAATATAACCAATATGTTAGCAGAGATAGACCCAGGCAACACTATTAACCTAGAGGTGATTACCAACAATGCGGCTCAATTATCCCAAGTTATCGCTGACAGCAACCAGCAAATCCTGACCTCCACCACCACTGATGGCATCTTCCAAGCCCAAAAAGTCGCCCAAACCAGCGTCACGGAAGATTTAAGTGCCGCCTTCAGTGGTACAAAATCCTTTGACGAAGTAGTGGCTGAGAATACTGGAGAAGCGTTAACCACTCAAATTGCTACCACCACCATCGATACTTCTGTTATTGACCAACCCCCAACAGATCCTAACACACCTCCTACAGATAACCCCGAAGACAATCTCAATAATAACAGTAATATTACCCCCAATTCTAATCAGGAGGTTGTTAATCTCATCAATTCCGTTAATCCTACAACTCCAACTCCCTCAACTCCCACCCCAAAAACAACAAATCCCTCATCCCTGAGCGACCCCATCGAACAATTTATCGCTCGGAAAAATCTAACCTCCATTCCCACCAGTAACCCCCCCGATGACCTCATCTTAGGAGATGAGCGTCCCAACTCCCTCAGTGGCGGTGTCGGTCAAGATACCTTACTCGGTTATGGTGAAGCCGATTTCCTCTCAGGAAACTCAGGTCAAGACCTGATTTATGGTTTCCTCGGAAACGACCTCATTTATGGCGGTAGCGATGAAGACTGGGTGCGAGGCGGTAAGGACAATGACCTGATTTTTGGAGGTTTAGGAAACGATACCCTCAGTGGTGATTTAGGCAATGATACGGTATTAGGAGAAGCTGGAAACGACCTGTTAGTTGGTTATGCTGGAGAAGATCTGTTGTCAGGAGGTACAGGGAACGATAACCTTTACGGTGGCGACGATAACGATCTGATTCATGGCGGTCAAGNGACTTTAATTTATACCCTCGTCGATACAGGACTCACCCCAGACGCATCCGAAACCCAAGTCAAAACTGCTTTGGGACTGCCCAGCACCATTAATTTAGCCACCTTTGATGCCATCGCAGCCGCCCAAGCGGGTTCTAGTGAAGGCAAAGCGGTGTTAGCGGCTCAAGTGGCAGTGCAAACTCTGATTAGTCAAATCAGTAACTCCCTGGAAACGGTTATCGGTATCAGCAGTAATAGCTTAGATGCTCTGGTGACGGGGAATCTAGCCGAACTCCTGCAAAGTGGCAGTTTCAATCTCAGTGATAGCACAGCGATTCAAACTTTGATTACTAACACAGTTGGTAATATAAACAGTTTATTAGCAGAGGTAGACCCAGCAGACAACACTATTAACCTAGAGGCGATTACCAACAATGCGGCTCAATTATCCCAAGTGATTGCTGCCAGTAACGAGCAAATTCTCACTGCTACCACCACTGATGGCATCTTCCAAGCCCAAAAAGTCGCCCAAACCAGCGTCACAGAAGATTTAAGCGCTGCCTTCAGTGGGACAAAATCCTTTGACGAAGTAGTAGCGGAGAATACTGGAGAAGCCTTAACCACTCAAATTGCTACCACCACCATCGATACTTCTGTTATTGACCAACCCCCAACAGATCCCAACAATCCAAACACAGGAGGAACCATCATTGATAACGGTAATATTACCCCGAATCAAGAGGTTATTAATAGTAGCACCGTTGGGTTAATAAATTCCGTTAATCCCACAACTCCAACTCCCTCAACTCCCACNTGGGAAAAAGGTGCAGGTAAAAGTTAGTTATACAGACCTATTAGGAACAGCAGAAACGGTTAATAGTAGTCCGACTTCTGTTATTACTAATATTAACGACTTACCCACAGGTAATGTTAGTATTACAGGAACAGCAACACAAAATCAAATTTTAACTGCAACCAATACCTTAGCAGATGCAGATGGTTTAGGCACATTAAATTATCAATGGCAAGAGTCAGCCGATAATGGAGTCACCTGGAGTGATATTAGTGGAGCGACTAATAATACCTTTACCTTATCTCAAACCCAAGTGGGGAAAAAGGTACAGGTCAAAGTTAGTTATACTGACCTATTAGGGACAGCAGAAACGGTTAATAGTAGTCCGACTTCTGTGGTTACTAATATTAACGACGCTCCTACAGGAACAGTTAATATTACAGGAACAGCGACCCAAAATCAAACCTTAACCGCCACAAATACCTTAGCAGATGCAGATGGTTTAGGTACTTTTAATTATCAATGGCAACAGTCAGCCGATAATGGAGTCACCTGGACTAATATTAGTGGAGCGACTAATAATACGTTCACCTTATCTCAAACACAAGTTGGGAAAAAGGTACAAGTAAAAGTTAGTTATACAGACCTATTAGGAACAGCAGAAACGGTTAATAGTTCACCTACAACTACCGTTACTAATGTTAACGACTTACCCACAGGTAATGTTAGTATTACAGGGACAGCAAAACAAAATCAAACCTTAACGGCAACAAATACCTTAGCAGATGCAGATGGTTTAGGAACATTAAATTATCAATGGCAACAGTCAGCCGATAATGGAGTCACCTGGACTAATATTAGTGGAGCAACTAATAATACTTTTGCCTTATCTCAAACACAAGTGGGGAAAAAGGTGCAGGTAAAAGTTAGTTATACTGATCAACTAGGAACACAAGAAACGGTTAATAGTTCACCCACAGCTACCGTTACTAATGTCACTGCCGTTAACCATGCTCCCGTATTAGATAATACCAACATCACCTATAGCCTCACCCCTATTAACGAAGATGACAGCAACTCCAGTGGGGATACTGTCGGGAATCTTATTCCGGCTCCGAGCATTGAAGAAAACACCAACATCTCCCTCACCCGTGTTGACTATAGTTCCGTCACCACCGCCGACTTCAACAAAGATGGGGACACCGACATCCTGCTCACGGGCCAGGATGGTTCTGATAACCCCATCAGCAAAATCTATAGCAACAACGGCAGTGGCGGTTTTAGCCTCAACACCAACGTCTTTCTCCCCGGTGTTTACTTTAGTCCCGTCACCACAGCCGACTTTGACAAAGATGGGGACACCGACATCCTGCTCACGGGCTCCGATAGTTCTGGCCTCATCAGCAAAATCTATAGCAACAACGGCAGTGGCGGTTTTAGCCTCAACACCAACGTCTCCCTCACCGGTGTTAACGTTAGTTCCGTCACCACAGCCGACTTTGACAAAGATGGGGACACCGACATCCTGCTCACGGGCCTAGATAGTTCATATAACCCCATCAGCAAAATCTATAGCAACAACGGCAGTGGCGGTTTTAGCCTCAACACCAACGTCTCCCTCTCCGGTGTTGGCTTTAGTTCCGTCGCCACCGCCGACTTTGACAAAGATGGGGACACCGATATCCTGCTCACGGGCTACGATAGTTCATGG contains the following coding sequences:
- a CDS encoding DUF4347 domain-containing protein, which encodes MKKQIIFIDSAIDNYPSLIEGANKNAEIVILDPDKSGVEQITQALKSGSNIEALHIVSHGSPGHLQLGSDLLNGENIDSFNSLLQQWGKALTKTADILVYGCEVXGKRCRSKLVILTY
- a CDS encoding putative Ig domain-containing protein; its protein translation is MDAGDSLTYSVTLADGTTLPSWLTFNTTTGTFTGKPTNADLGNLTIKVTAKDSSNTTVENSFQLTVNNTNTPPTAANKTLTVNEDNNYTFAVTDFGFSDVDTTDTLASIKITQLPTVGTLQLKGTAVTANQVITAVDIPSLVFTPFANANGSSYANFKFTVNDGIIDSVTANTITIDVTAVNDLPTGNISITGTPEQNQILTATNTLADADGLGTFNYQWQESADNGVTWTNISGATNNTFALSQTQVGKKVQVKVSYTDGQGTKETVNSNPTNTVLLGDIIVTKDKDNGKGDTEGTLSWAIDRANKSPGADTIKLNTDVRLNFGSDVIRMWSLIDSDMTVDGQGHTINGDNNNDGKADQDDRPIFFVKSGNVNFKNLTLKNAVAKGGDGYIYGGGAGMGGALFIYQGNVTVDGVKFQGNEARGGNVTGGNEQFGGGIGLQKIAANNGSNGSNRSDVGLNGGNGGNGGLGGNGGNGGIGSPDGGSGGXQ
- a CDS encoding FG-GAP repeat domain-containing protein → MQVKVSYTDQLGTQETVNSSPTATVTNVTAVNHAPVLDNTNITYSLTPINEDDSNSSGDTVGNLIPAPSIEENTNISLTRVDYSSVTTADFNKDGDTDILLTGQDGSDNPISKIYSNNGSGGFSLNTNVFLPGVYFSPVTTADFDKDGDTDILLTGSDSSGLISKIYSNNGSGGFSLNTNVSLTGVNVSSVTTADFDKDGDTDILLTGLDSSYNPISKIYSNNGSGGFSLNTNVSLSGVGFSSVATADFDKDGDTDILLTGYDSSWKPISQIYSNNGSGGFSLNTNVSLTGVXNSNTKPNFNRHQ
- a CDS encoding calcium-binding protein produces the protein MLAEIDPGNTINLEVITNNAAQLSQVIADSNQQILTSTTTDGIFQAQKVAQTSVTEDLSAAFSGTKSFDEVVAENTGEALTTQIATTTIDTSVIDQPPTDPNTPPTDNPEDNLNNNSNITPNSNQEVVNLINSVNPTTPTPSTPTPKTTNPSSLSDPIEQFIARKNLTSIPTSNPPDDLILGDERPNSLSGGVGQDTLLGYGEADFLSGNSGQDLIYGFLGNDLIYGGSDEDWVRGGKDNDLIFGGLGNDTLSGDLGNDTVLGEAGNDLLVGYAGEDLLSGGTGNDNLYGGDDNDLIHGGQXTLIYTLVDTGLTPDASETQVKTALGLPSTINLATFDAIAAAQAGSSEGKAVLAAQVAVQTLISQISNSLETVIGISSNSLDALVTGNLAELLQSGSFNLSDSTAIQTLITNTVGNINSLLAEVDPADNTINLEAITNNAAQLSQVIAASNEQILTATTTDGIFQAQKVAQTSVTEDLSAAFSGTKSFDEVVAENTGEALTTQIATTTIDTSVIDQPPTDPNNPNTGGTIIDNGNITPNQEVINSSTVGLINSVNPTTPTPSTPTWEKGAGKS